DNA from Desulfarculus baarsii DSM 2075:
GAGGATCTGCTGGCCACCCTGGAGCAATACGCCCAGGCCCTGGGCCAGGGCGGTTCGCTCAAGGATCTGGCCGGCGTGGTTCAGGCCATGGAAACCCAGGCCGGCCTGCTGGGCGAGACGGCCGATCAACTGCCCGAGGACGATGAATTGGCCGGGCTGCTGCGCCAGGTGCGGGCCAGGGCCGAGGCCGAGGCCATGAAGTTCAATCGTGGAGACTTTATTCCGGCCTAGGCCGGCGTGAAGGGAGCGGTGGCGACCGTTCCGACGATAGGGCGGGTGGCGCTTCCCCGGCGTCGTCCGCCCCGCTTTTTGCTGGATTCCGCCGCGGGATCTGGCAAAACTTTTTGTCGGCCGCGCGCGAAACAATGAACCCGGAGACCGTCGGCCGCCACGCGGCGCGCCAAGGGATTGACCATGCCGCAAGAGGAAACCGATCGTCAGCGCACCGTGACCTGGGAAGACCCGGCCATCACCGTCAAAGCCATGGGCGACCATGGCGGGCTGGAATGGCTGGGGCTGCTCAAGGATGGTTCGTTGCCCCGGCCGCCCATCGGCGCGCTTTTGGGCTATCGCCTTAAGGATTTCGGGCCGGGCTGGGCCCTATTCGAGATGGATGACGGCCAGTGGCTCTACAACCCCATCGGCATGATCCATGGCGGAGCCCTGGCCACGCTGATGGATTCGGCCATGGGCTGCGCGGTGCACTCCACCCTGCCCAAGGGCGTGGGTTATTCCACCATCGAGTTCAAGGTGAATTTCGTGCACCCGGTAAAAAGCGGCGTGGGCCGGGTGTTCGCCGAGGCCAAGGCCATTCATGTCGGCAAGAGCATCGCCACGGCCGAGGCCACCGTCAAGGATGGCCAGGGCCGGCTCTACGCCCACGCCGTATGCACCTGCATGATCTTGCGGGCCCAAAAAGCCTAGGCCCGCGCGTGGCGGGCGGTGGCGGCCCGCTTTATTGGCCGGTGGTCGCGCCTTGGGGCTGGGTGGAGCCCTGAGCCGCGGCGTCGGGCCGCGCGTCGATGACCATGCCGCCCACGGCCTCCAGGGATTTTTCTTCCTTCCAGCGCTCGTGGGCCTGGTTGGCCTGGCGGCGGGCGGCGTTGCCCTGGCCGGCTCGGTAAACCACCTGGCCGTCTT
Protein-coding regions in this window:
- a CDS encoding PaaI family thioesterase gives rise to the protein MPQEETDRQRTVTWEDPAITVKAMGDHGGLEWLGLLKDGSLPRPPIGALLGYRLKDFGPGWALFEMDDGQWLYNPIGMIHGGALATLMDSAMGCAVHSTLPKGVGYSTIEFKVNFVHPVKSGVGRVFAEAKAIHVGKSIATAEATVKDGQGRLYAHAVCTCMILRAQKA